In a single window of the Sediminicoccus sp. KRV36 genome:
- a CDS encoding YjbH domain-containing protein, with the protein MPALFGALLLVARPALALDDVPATGSNFGRVGLLEMPNARFRPDGVVESGISWRQQREFWFVNFQALPFLETTFRLSNRLNGTTGRGTTTDRAFDLKLRVWEENAWRPALAIGLQDVIGTGIYQGEYIVASKRFWALDATMGMGWGRLSTGQDVTNPFTYGAAGFGTRPRSVGQGGTFAWNSLFRGSSAGIFAGLEYSVPPIPTPWGAIEGLRAKLEYSADVLRDERGGYPARTSNLRGEAASRFNIGFNWQPNPYLDIGASFVHGTDVLIRASLRLDPNAPPDLPRQPPPLLMPRPSPEAPPPPEPLRGWRERLLAAAAGFEGGIRIGRDDREGEATQNASIARRLFPALRDAGFIPISLDLRGEEAHIAVSGGRYRTLAQVTSRVVRAAQPHLPPETERIRVIWERDGVVIARLVTLREAFENQARGMGSAEEILHASQLLPAYDEPSATAAVAAPPRLTWGVAPAVNLLVGDPQTAVRWQVGVAAGARLELGWNTAIAGAVQQAFAGNLDGGLPSDSVLPHVRSDFARYARAATTTIPAIYAERIWTPARDVFARVTAGMLEPMFGGVSGEILWRPRDRAYALGLDVNWVAQRQYTQNIGTLGYSVVTGQASLYLDLPVWNLYTVLRGGRYLAGDWGGTIEMGRRFDSGIEVGGFATFTNVSYSRFGEGSFDKGIYVRVPFDFFGVATRNRANLNIRPVQRDGGQRLAVDNALWDVARDGRADALRRGFEGFSR; encoded by the coding sequence ATGCCCGCGCTGTTCGGCGCGCTGCTGCTCGTGGCACGCCCGGCCCTGGCGCTGGATGACGTGCCCGCCACCGGCTCCAATTTCGGCCGCGTCGGCTTGCTGGAAATGCCCAATGCGCGCTTCCGCCCCGATGGGGTGGTCGAAAGCGGCATCTCCTGGCGGCAGCAGCGGGAGTTCTGGTTCGTCAATTTCCAGGCCCTCCCCTTCCTCGAAACCACCTTCCGCCTGAGCAACCGGCTGAACGGCACCACCGGCCGCGGCACCACGACCGACCGCGCCTTCGACCTCAAGCTCCGCGTCTGGGAGGAAAATGCCTGGCGGCCGGCGCTCGCGATCGGCCTGCAGGATGTGATCGGCACGGGCATCTACCAGGGCGAATACATCGTCGCGTCCAAGCGCTTCTGGGCGCTGGATGCCACCATGGGGATGGGCTGGGGGCGGCTTTCCACCGGGCAGGATGTGACCAACCCGTTCACCTACGGCGCCGCGGGCTTCGGGACGCGGCCGCGCAGCGTGGGGCAGGGCGGCACCTTCGCCTGGAACAGCCTGTTCCGCGGTTCCTCCGCCGGCATCTTCGCCGGGCTGGAGTATTCGGTGCCACCCATCCCCACCCCCTGGGGCGCCATCGAGGGGCTGCGCGCCAAGCTCGAATACTCGGCCGATGTGCTGCGGGACGAGCGCGGGGGCTATCCCGCCCGCACCAGCAATCTGCGGGGCGAGGCAGCCAGCCGCTTCAATATCGGCTTCAACTGGCAGCCCAACCCCTATCTCGATATCGGCGCCTCCTTCGTGCATGGCACGGATGTCCTGATCCGCGCTTCGCTGCGGCTCGACCCGAACGCCCCGCCCGATCTGCCGCGCCAGCCGCCCCCCCTGCTGATGCCACGCCCCAGCCCGGAAGCCCCGCCGCCGCCGGAGCCGTTGCGCGGCTGGCGGGAGCGCCTGCTCGCCGCCGCTGCCGGCTTCGAGGGCGGCATCCGCATCGGCCGCGATGACCGCGAGGGCGAGGCCACGCAGAATGCCAGCATCGCGCGCCGGCTGTTTCCCGCGCTGCGCGATGCCGGCTTCATCCCCATCTCGCTCGATCTGCGCGGTGAGGAGGCGCATATCGCCGTCTCGGGCGGGCGCTATCGCACACTCGCCCAGGTCACCTCCCGCGTGGTGCGCGCGGCACAGCCGCATCTGCCGCCGGAGACGGAGCGCATCCGCGTGATCTGGGAGCGTGATGGCGTGGTCATCGCCCGCCTGGTCACCCTGCGCGAGGCCTTCGAGAACCAGGCCCGCGGCATGGGCAGTGCCGAGGAAATCCTGCACGCCTCGCAATTGCTGCCGGCCTATGATGAGCCGAGCGCCACGGCGGCCGTGGCGGCCCCACCCCGCCTCACCTGGGGCGTGGCACCCGCCGTCAACCTGCTGGTCGGTGATCCGCAGACGGCGGTGCGCTGGCAGGTGGGTGTGGCGGCCGGCGCCCGGCTGGAGCTGGGCTGGAACACCGCCATCGCGGGCGCCGTGCAGCAGGCCTTCGCCGGCAACCTCGATGGCGGCCTGCCGAGTGACAGCGTGCTGCCCCATGTGCGCAGCGATTTCGCCCGCTACGCCCGCGCGGCCACCACCACCATCCCGGCGATCTATGCCGAGCGCATCTGGACGCCCGCGCGGGACGTTTTCGCGCGGGTCACGGCCGGCATGCTGGAGCCGATGTTCGGCGGCGTCTCGGGCGAGATCCTCTGGCGCCCGCGTGACCGGGCCTATGCGCTGGGCCTCGACGTGAACTGGGTGGCGCAGCGGCAATACACGCAGAATATCGGCACGCTGGGCTATTCCGTGGTGACTGGCCAGGCCTCGCTCTATCTCGATCTGCCGGTGTGGAATCTTTACACCGTGCTGCGCGGCGGGCGCTACCTGGCGGGCGACTGGGGCGGCACGATCGAGATGGGGCGGCGCTTCGACAGCGGCATCGAGGTGGGCGGCTTCGCCACCTTCACCAATGTCAGCTACAGCCGCTTCGGCGAGGGCAGCTTCGACAAGGGCATCTATGTCCGCGTGCCGTTTGATTTCTTCGGCGTCGCGACGCGCAACCGCGCCAACCTCAACATCCGGCCCGTGCAGCGTGACGGCGGGCAGCGCCTCGCGGTGGATAATGCGCTGTGGGATGTGGCGCGCGATGGGCGGGCCGATGCATTGCGCCGGGGTTTCGAGGGCTTCAGCCGGTAG
- a CDS encoding cupin domain-containing protein encodes MKEPMRCREPAVPVQQIDDDKVRVIRWDFGPGAETGWHRHGWLYVVVPMMDGELLVEYPDGTTTTSLLKKGEAYHRVAGVEHNVVNAGSGPLSFVETEVKAFPG; translated from the coding sequence ATGAAGGAGCCGATGCGCTGCCGGGAGCCGGCCGTTCCCGTCCAGCAGATTGACGATGACAAGGTCCGCGTCATCCGTTGGGATTTCGGGCCTGGTGCTGAAACCGGCTGGCATCGGCATGGCTGGCTCTACGTCGTCGTGCCGATGATGGATGGCGAATTGCTCGTCGAATATCCGGATGGCACCACCACGACCTCCCTCCTGAAGAAGGGCGAGGCCTATCACCGCGTCGCTGGCGTCGAGCACAATGTGGTCAATGCGGGCAGCGGGCCGTTGAGCTTCGTGGAGACGGAAGTGAAGGCGTTTCCCGGCTAG
- a CDS encoding dihydrodipicolinate synthase family protein: MKDALFGGINAAVLTAMKPDFTPDLDRMAKHAKWLLANGCNGLGIMGTTGEANSFGLHERKQILEGLIARGVPASVMMPGTGCASLTDTVELTIHAREQGCRGVLLLPPFYYKGPSDDGLFAYFDAVAKRVGGGIALYLYHFPQQSAVPFSLSLIGRLLDAHPGVFKGVKDSSGDYANMKAMIDAFASRGFEVYSGSDEYVQKILAEGGAGCITAASNANSHWGGIVYAKRTGPEADAAQAMLTATRRAATAVPLIPGLREIIARSTGDDGWRVIRPPHLPLSKADGDKAWATWEATGALPLPGMPAIQQAAE; this comes from the coding sequence ATGAAGGACGCCCTGTTTGGCGGCATCAACGCCGCCGTGCTCACCGCGATGAAGCCCGATTTCACGCCCGACCTGGACCGCATGGCCAAGCACGCGAAGTGGCTGCTGGCCAATGGCTGCAACGGCCTGGGCATCATGGGCACGACGGGCGAGGCGAACAGCTTTGGCCTGCATGAGCGCAAGCAGATCCTGGAAGGGCTGATCGCGCGCGGTGTTCCGGCCTCCGTCATGATGCCGGGCACGGGCTGCGCCTCGCTCACCGATACGGTGGAACTGACGATCCATGCGCGCGAGCAGGGCTGCCGCGGCGTGCTGCTGCTGCCGCCCTTCTACTATAAGGGCCCGAGCGATGACGGGCTGTTCGCCTATTTCGACGCGGTGGCCAAGCGTGTGGGCGGCGGCATCGCGCTCTATCTCTATCACTTCCCGCAGCAATCGGCGGTGCCGTTCAGCCTCTCGCTCATCGGCCGCCTGCTCGATGCGCATCCGGGCGTCTTCAAGGGCGTGAAGGACAGCTCGGGCGATTACGCGAACATGAAGGCGATGATTGACGCCTTCGCGTCGCGCGGCTTCGAGGTGTATTCGGGCTCCGACGAATACGTGCAGAAGATCCTGGCCGAGGGCGGTGCGGGCTGCATCACGGCGGCGTCCAACGCCAATTCGCATTGGGGCGGCATCGTCTATGCCAAGCGCACCGGCCCCGAGGCGGATGCGGCCCAGGCCATGCTGACCGCGACGCGCCGCGCCGCCACCGCCGTGCCGCTGATTCCCGGCCTGCGCGAAATCATCGCGCGCAGCACCGGTGATGATGGATGGCGCGTGATCCGCCCGCCGCATCTGCCGCTCTCCAAAGCCGATGGCGACAAGGCCTGGGCCACCTGGGAAGCGACGGGCGCCCTGCCGCTGCCCGGCATGCCCGCCATCCAGCAGGCGGCGGAATAG
- a CDS encoding YcgN family cysteine cluster protein: MSEMLPFWKTKPLDAMSRAEWESLCDGCGRCCLHKLREDETEVLHHTEIACRLLDTATARCTDYANRKRRVPDCIRLTPARLQKIDWLPPTCAYRLIAEQRDLPEWHPLRSGDPESVVRAGISVRGRVVPERAAGASEDHIATWPGNWPKRAGQKPAIGSLKGPTP, from the coding sequence GTGTCCGAAATGCTCCCCTTCTGGAAGACCAAGCCGCTCGATGCGATGAGCCGCGCCGAATGGGAGAGCCTGTGCGATGGCTGCGGCCGCTGCTGCCTGCACAAGCTGCGTGAGGATGAGACGGAGGTGCTGCACCACACCGAAATCGCCTGCCGCCTGCTGGACACGGCCACGGCCCGCTGCACCGACTACGCCAACCGCAAGCGCCGCGTGCCGGATTGCATCCGGCTGACGCCCGCGCGGCTGCAAAAGATTGATTGGCTGCCGCCCACCTGCGCCTATCGCCTCATCGCCGAGCAACGGGACCTGCCGGAATGGCATCCGCTCCGCTCGGGTGATCCTGAAAGCGTGGTGCGCGCGGGGATTTCCGTGCGCGGCCGCGTGGTGCCCGAGCGTGCGGCCGGCGCCTCCGAAGACCATATCGCCACCTGGCCGGGAAACTGGCCGAAACGCGCGGGGCAGAAACCCGCGATCGGTTCATTGAAAGGACCAACGCCATGA
- a CDS encoding lipid-binding SYLF domain-containing protein, with the protein MRLIILAATAALLSACAGAPTGNAPQSLVDRSALTVQDILSTENDRMDAASVLRRARGALVCPQSFRAAFFAGGAGGNCVLIGRDAAGSWSSPAFYAVGSGSIGFQAGIQDSQTLLLLMSERALNAAIENQFKFGADASLAIAHLGGSLEGATTTNLGADILSFSRSRGLFAGLALEGSVLNAMQEWNAAYYGREVTTRDIVVNMAAHNPGADPLRAALIRFGGQPTPAAAPAPVPAAAPATPARPSRGGISRTPLPAPR; encoded by the coding sequence ATGCGCTTGATCATTCTGGCCGCCACGGCGGCGCTGCTTTCGGCCTGCGCCGGCGCGCCCACGGGCAATGCCCCGCAATCCCTCGTGGACCGTTCCGCGCTCACCGTGCAGGACATCCTCTCGACCGAAAATGACCGCATGGATGCGGCAAGCGTGCTGCGCCGGGCGCGCGGCGCGCTGGTCTGCCCGCAGAGCTTCCGCGCCGCCTTCTTCGCCGGCGGGGCCGGCGGGAATTGCGTGCTGATCGGCCGGGATGCCGCCGGCTCCTGGTCCTCGCCCGCCTTCTATGCCGTGGGTTCTGGCAGCATCGGCTTCCAGGCCGGCATCCAGGACAGCCAGACGCTGCTGCTGCTGATGAGCGAGCGCGCGCTCAATGCCGCGATCGAGAACCAGTTCAAGTTCGGCGCCGATGCCTCGCTGGCCATCGCGCATCTGGGCGGCTCGCTCGAGGGTGCCACGACGACGAATCTGGGGGCCGACATCCTGTCCTTCTCACGCTCACGCGGGCTCTTCGCCGGGCTGGCGCTGGAGGGTTCGGTGCTGAACGCCATGCAGGAATGGAACGCCGCCTATTACGGACGCGAGGTGACGACGCGCGACATCGTCGTGAACATGGCCGCCCATAACCCGGGCGCTGACCCGCTGCGCGCGGCGCTGATCCGCTTCGGCGGCCAGCCGACGCCGGCCGCGGCCCCCGCGCCGGTGCCGGCTGCGGCACCTGCCACGCCGGCCCGCCCATCGCGCGGCGGCATCTCCCGCACACCGCTGCCCGCACCTCGTTGA
- a CDS encoding histidine phosphatase family protein, producing MHITRFFLIRHALVEPSARAMLYGNMDVALCDAALREEAALYRWLAARLPRPARWVATPLSRTRATAAAIFAAGYPEQPLVLEPDMAEQSLGEWQGISHEALTERLRHPPHPFWPHAAAERPPGGESVDDVRARVGPVLEGLATSLPRQDIVMVAHGGTIRAAISHALKLDAHQALTFSVKNLSLTRLEKHGPDWRVVSVNEEPWLIENPTPP from the coding sequence ATGCATATCACCCGCTTCTTCCTGATCCGCCACGCGCTCGTTGAACCCTCGGCACGGGCCATGCTCTACGGCAATATGGATGTGGCGCTGTGCGATGCGGCGCTGCGTGAGGAAGCGGCGCTGTATCGCTGGCTTGCCGCGCGCCTGCCGCGGCCGGCCCGCTGGGTGGCCACGCCGCTCAGCCGCACCCGGGCCACCGCGGCCGCCATCTTCGCCGCCGGCTACCCTGAGCAGCCTTTGGTGCTGGAGCCCGACATGGCCGAGCAATCCCTCGGCGAATGGCAGGGCATCAGCCATGAGGCGCTGACCGAGCGGCTGCGCCACCCGCCGCATCCCTTCTGGCCGCACGCCGCCGCCGAACGCCCGCCGGGGGGTGAGAGCGTGGATGATGTGCGCGCCCGCGTCGGCCCCGTGCTGGAGGGGCTGGCCACCAGCCTGCCCCGGCAGGATATCGTCATGGTGGCCCATGGCGGCACGATCCGTGCTGCGATTTCCCACGCGCTGAAGCTGGATGCGCACCAGGCGCTGACCTTCTCGGTGAAGAATCTCTCCCTCACGCGGCTGGAAAAGCACGGGCCGGATTGGCGGGTCGTCTCGGTGAATGAGGAACCCTGGCTGATCGAAAACCCGACGCCCCCCTGA
- a CDS encoding MFS transporter, with the protein MLVLFRDRRFLIMLALGFAAGVPLPLTGFVLRQWFSESNISLAAIGFTALIGLAYSLKFLWSPVMDHAAPPLFRALGRRRGWLASVQPPLMLAILALGFTDPANAAWMTAAVAVVVAFLSATQDIVIDAYRIEILEERDQGHGFACYVWGYRFALLAANAGALGMVGLVGWQGAFAYCAALVGVGFLAVLLAPEPVAPPREVMPWGRRMKLAVVDPFADFMRRRYWLAILLFVVLFKLGEALAGIMTPPFYRAVGFTRADVAQVAVVFGLVMALGGVLAGGFLVARIGVGRALVITGLLQMLSNLMYVALYWAGRDMGMLYAQVGVENFTDGLADAAFVAYLTGLTNRAFSATQYALLSSLAAVPLRFLGAWSGQWAEALGWTNFFLMTTAAALPALLIMLWLLKRLPPAPRNPQPLGMIPEP; encoded by the coding sequence ATGCTCGTGCTGTTCCGTGACCGCCGATTCCTCATCATGCTGGCGCTGGGCTTCGCGGCCGGCGTGCCGCTGCCCCTCACCGGCTTCGTGCTGCGGCAATGGTTTTCCGAGAGCAATATCTCCCTGGCGGCGATCGGCTTCACGGCACTGATCGGCCTGGCCTATTCGCTGAAATTCCTGTGGTCGCCGGTGATGGACCATGCGGCGCCGCCGCTCTTCCGGGCCCTTGGCCGGCGTCGCGGCTGGCTCGCTTCCGTCCAGCCGCCCTTGATGCTGGCCATCCTGGCGCTGGGCTTCACCGACCCCGCAAATGCCGCATGGATGACGGCGGCGGTCGCTGTCGTGGTGGCGTTCCTCTCGGCCACGCAGGATATCGTGATTGACGCCTATCGTATCGAAATCCTGGAGGAGCGGGACCAGGGGCATGGCTTCGCCTGCTATGTCTGGGGCTATCGCTTCGCGCTTCTGGCGGCCAATGCGGGGGCGCTGGGCATGGTCGGCCTGGTCGGCTGGCAGGGCGCCTTCGCCTATTGCGCGGCGCTGGTGGGGGTGGGCTTCCTGGCCGTGCTGCTGGCCCCCGAGCCGGTGGCGCCGCCGCGCGAGGTGATGCCCTGGGGACGGCGCATGAAGCTCGCGGTGGTGGACCCCTTTGCCGATTTCATGCGGCGCAGATACTGGCTGGCTATCCTGCTCTTCGTCGTGCTGTTCAAGCTGGGTGAGGCCTTGGCCGGCATCATGACGCCGCCCTTCTACCGCGCCGTCGGCTTCACCCGGGCCGATGTGGCGCAGGTGGCCGTGGTGTTCGGCCTGGTGATGGCGCTGGGCGGCGTGCTGGCGGGCGGCTTCCTGGTGGCGCGGATCGGCGTGGGGCGCGCGCTGGTGATCACCGGCCTGCTGCAGATGCTCTCCAACCTGATGTATGTGGCGCTGTACTGGGCGGGGCGGGATATGGGCATGCTCTACGCTCAGGTCGGCGTCGAGAATTTCACCGATGGCCTGGCGGATGCGGCCTTCGTCGCCTACCTCACCGGGCTGACCAACCGGGCTTTCAGCGCCACGCAATATGCGCTGCTTTCCTCGCTCGCCGCCGTGCCGCTGCGCTTCCTGGGTGCCTGGTCGGGGCAATGGGCGGAGGCGCTGGGCTGGACCAACTTCTTCCTGATGACGACGGCGGCCGCCCTGCCGGCCCTGCTGATCATGCTCTGGCTGCTGAAGCGCCTGCCGCCGGCGCCACGCAACCCGCAACCCCTGGGAATGATTCCGGAACCATGA
- a CDS encoding DMT family protein: protein MSPYWLTPLLLIGSNIIMTFAWYGHLKAPAWPLYVAILISWGIAFFEYALAVPANRIGYASGTFTGQQLKVMQEVITLGVFAVFSVMFLGEQLRWTYFAAMGCLVMAVIFIFLPVD, encoded by the coding sequence ATGAGCCCTTATTGGCTGACGCCGCTGCTGCTGATCGGCAGCAACATCATCATGACCTTCGCCTGGTATGGGCATCTGAAGGCGCCGGCCTGGCCGCTCTATGTGGCGATCCTCATCTCCTGGGGGATCGCCTTTTTCGAATATGCCCTGGCCGTGCCGGCCAACCGCATCGGCTATGCCTCCGGCACCTTCACCGGCCAGCAATTGAAGGTGATGCAGGAGGTGATCACGCTCGGCGTCTTTGCCGTGTTCAGCGTGATGTTCCTCGGTGAACAATTGCGCTGGACCTATTTCGCCGCCATGGGCTGCCTGGTGATGGCCGTGATTTTCATATTTCTTCCGGTGGATTGA
- a CDS encoding YbjN domain-containing protein has translation MSGMLAEVGEDRATNPLDVLEQIVIANEWTFERRSDGEMAAEAPGKWCNYTLFFSWAPEISAMHFSCAFDVKVPDARRGPLFELLALANERLWIGHFGLESDEGVPVFRHAVLLRGAPGASAESLEDMVDIALTECERFFPAFQFVLWGGKAPAEALDAAMLDCVGEA, from the coding sequence ATGTCCGGAATGCTGGCCGAGGTTGGTGAAGACCGTGCGACCAACCCGCTCGATGTGCTCGAACAGATCGTCATCGCGAATGAATGGACCTTCGAGCGCCGCTCGGATGGCGAGATGGCGGCGGAAGCGCCGGGCAAATGGTGCAACTACACCCTGTTCTTCTCCTGGGCGCCCGAGATCAGCGCCATGCATTTCTCCTGCGCCTTCGATGTGAAGGTGCCGGATGCGCGGCGTGGGCCGCTGTTCGAATTGCTGGCGCTGGCCAATGAACGCCTCTGGATCGGTCATTTCGGGCTGGAAAGCGATGAGGGCGTGCCCGTCTTCCGCCATGCCGTGCTGCTGCGCGGGGCACCCGGCGCTTCCGCCGAATCGCTGGAGGATATGGTGGATATCGCGCTGACCGAGTGCGAGCGCTTTTTCCCCGCCTTCCAATTCGTCCTCTGGGGCGGCAAGGCCCCGGCCGAGGCGCTGGATGCCGCCATGCTGGATTGCGTCGGCGAGGCGTAG
- the proC gene encoding pyrroline-5-carboxylate reductase encodes MTEPQLPPLLLIGCGKMGGAMLAGWLELGLPAETVVVEPHAAAVAGFAGRIRHVASIAEIPAGFTPAAIILATKPQEAPNALPALAHLAGPGTVFLSIMAGRTVAGMNAMLGGAARIIRAMPNTPAALRMGFTVAFPGPEVSAAQRALCDRLLGAIGEAAWVEDEALIDPVTAVSGGGPAYVFLLAEVMEKAAISQGLPPDLARRMARATVAGSGALLGASAEDAAVLRRNVTSPKGTTERALAVLMREEAWPALMEEAIEAATARSRELAG; translated from the coding sequence ATGACCGAGCCCCAGCTTCCCCCTCTCCTGCTCATCGGCTGTGGCAAGATGGGCGGCGCCATGCTGGCCGGCTGGCTGGAGCTGGGCCTGCCCGCCGAAACCGTGGTGGTTGAGCCGCATGCGGCGGCCGTGGCGGGTTTCGCGGGCCGCATCCGCCATGTGGCCAGCATCGCCGAGATCCCGGCGGGCTTCACGCCCGCGGCCATCATCCTCGCCACCAAGCCGCAGGAAGCGCCGAATGCCCTGCCGGCCCTGGCGCATCTGGCGGGCCCCGGGACCGTGTTTCTCTCGATCATGGCGGGGCGCACCGTCGCCGGCATGAATGCCATGCTGGGGGGGGCGGCGCGCATCATCCGCGCCATGCCCAATACGCCGGCGGCGCTGCGCATGGGCTTCACCGTGGCCTTCCCCGGCCCCGAAGTGAGTGCCGCGCAGCGCGCCCTGTGTGACCGCCTGCTGGGCGCCATCGGCGAGGCCGCCTGGGTGGAGGATGAGGCGCTGATCGATCCCGTCACCGCCGTCTCCGGCGGCGGGCCGGCCTATGTGTTTTTGCTGGCCGAAGTCATGGAGAAGGCCGCGATCAGCCAGGGCTTGCCGCCTGATCTGGCCCGCCGCATGGCCCGCGCGACGGTCGCGGGCTCCGGCGCCTTGCTGGGGGCCAGCGCCGAGGATGCGGCGGTGCTGCGGCGCAATGTGACGAGCCCCAAGGGCACGACGGAACGCGCACTGGCCGTGCTGATGCGCGAGGAGGCCTGGCCCGCCCTGATGGAAGAGGCGATCGAGGCGGCAACCGCCCGCTCACGCGAACTCGCCGGCTAA
- a CDS encoding sulfotransferase encodes MSPARMLAPVLILSSGRCGSTMVSELLNRHPGVLSLSEFFVPLGSSAFAWPRPDGERMWRIYTEQDPALHAMLKDGHVVDEMLYKLGAPGARHVAADIPPIMMVTLPHLTDEAEALLDALAPFVRGQPRMPLADHYEALFGHLAARFGRRVWVERSGGSLMLAAKLLRLFPQARVVHVYRDGRDTAMSMAQHHNFRILVGAIKACRRYGLDATRRFTSDRVGLLDRLAQRLAFSLLDLRKIAESEVTLADFGAFWSRLILVGQQVLGGLPPERLLNIRFEDVQCAPRETLRGLIRFIDPSLEDEAWLDAVAAIPRPTRSKFPGLPLAEQHALNAACAPGLAALGYPLEHPMARPA; translated from the coding sequence ATGAGCCCTGCCCGGATGCTGGCGCCCGTGCTGATCCTCAGCTCCGGCCGCTGCGGCTCGACCATGGTGTCCGAGCTGCTGAACCGGCATCCCGGCGTGCTCAGCCTGTCGGAGTTCTTCGTCCCGCTCGGCTCCAGCGCCTTTGCCTGGCCCCGGCCCGATGGCGAGCGCATGTGGCGCATCTACACCGAGCAGGACCCGGCCCTGCATGCCATGCTGAAGGACGGGCATGTGGTGGATGAGATGCTCTACAAGCTGGGGGCGCCCGGCGCGCGCCATGTGGCGGCCGATATCCCGCCGATCATGATGGTCACGCTGCCGCATCTGACGGATGAGGCGGAGGCGCTGTTGGACGCCCTGGCCCCCTTCGTGCGTGGCCAGCCCAGGATGCCGCTGGCGGATCATTATGAAGCGCTGTTCGGCCACCTGGCGGCCCGGTTTGGCCGGCGTGTCTGGGTCGAGCGCTCCGGCGGTTCGCTGATGCTGGCGGCGAAGCTGCTGCGCCTCTTTCCCCAGGCGCGGGTGGTGCACGTCTATCGCGATGGCCGGGACACGGCGATGTCCATGGCGCAGCATCACAATTTCCGCATCCTGGTGGGAGCCATCAAGGCCTGCCGGCGTTACGGGCTGGATGCCACCCGCCGCTTCACCTCGGACCGCGTCGGGCTGCTGGACAGGCTGGCCCAGCGGCTGGCCTTCTCGCTGCTCGATCTGCGAAAAATCGCCGAGAGCGAGGTCACGCTCGCCGATTTTGGCGCCTTCTGGAGCCGGCTGATCCTGGTCGGGCAGCAGGTGCTGGGCGGGCTGCCGCCGGAGCGGCTGCTGAATATCCGCTTCGAGGATGTGCAGTGCGCCCCGAGAGAGACGCTGCGCGGCCTGATTCGCTTTATCGATCCCTCGCTGGAGGATGAGGCCTGGCTCGATGCCGTGGCGGCGATCCCGCGGCCGACGCGTTCGAAATTCCCGGGCCTGCCGCTCGCCGAACAGCACGCCCTCAATGCGGCCTGCGCGCCGGGGCTGGCCGCGTTGGGCTATCCGCTGGAGCATCCGATGGCCCGACCGGCCTGA
- a CDS encoding oxygenase MpaB family protein — translation MAIPTEYRPGFAKARLLDAGLAERYVHHTLIGDPLADAVIAACQETPEGQQRQWLQAGVEHGPAAIPDAPPALRDFFAEAERVPPWFDPALTRAGCRAFHGHSEMFIGAFVGAVLIEGFSTLISKSFSITGRLVDQGTRRLKQNNRHLAEIFLPGGLERDGDGWKLSVRIRLMHARVRFMLARSEEWDSAAWGVPLSAAHIGFATAAFSGLLLARARMLGVALTAEERQSFMLVWRYSGHLMGVEPALQAATEAEAMQLHRIGALCEPPPDIEAILLANGLINSAPIVAGITDPAERRALVRRIYTVSRALIGRELADQLRFPPARGFGTLALLRWRNRLDHWLRGAIPALDRRRRAGQFERMLDLSFHGAAEISYRLPRHLHAEKDAPP, via the coding sequence ATGGCGATCCCGACAGAGTACCGCCCCGGCTTCGCCAAGGCGCGTCTGCTCGACGCCGGTCTGGCCGAACGCTACGTCCACCACACCCTGATCGGGGACCCGCTGGCCGATGCGGTCATCGCGGCCTGCCAGGAGACCCCCGAGGGGCAGCAGCGCCAATGGCTCCAGGCCGGCGTTGAGCATGGCCCCGCCGCCATTCCGGACGCCCCCCCGGCGCTGCGCGATTTCTTCGCCGAGGCCGAGCGCGTGCCCCCCTGGTTCGACCCGGCACTGACCCGTGCCGGCTGCCGCGCCTTCCATGGCCATTCGGAGATGTTCATCGGCGCTTTCGTCGGCGCGGTGCTGATCGAGGGCTTCAGCACGCTCATCAGCAAGTCCTTCAGCATCACTGGCCGGCTGGTGGATCAGGGCACGCGGCGGCTGAAGCAGAACAACCGCCATCTGGCGGAGATTTTCCTGCCCGGCGGCCTGGAACGGGACGGCGATGGCTGGAAGCTCTCGGTGCGCATCCGCCTGATGCATGCCCGCGTGCGCTTCATGCTGGCGCGGTCGGAGGAGTGGGATTCCGCCGCCTGGGGCGTGCCGCTCAGCGCCGCCCATATCGGCTTCGCCACGGCCGCCTTCTCCGGCCTGCTGCTGGCCCGCGCGCGCATGCTGGGCGTTGCGCTGACGGCCGAGGAGCGCCAATCCTTCATGCTGGTCTGGCGTTATTCCGGCCATCTCATGGGCGTGGAGCCCGCCTTGCAGGCCGCGACGGAGGCCGAGGCCATGCAGCTGCACCGCATCGGCGCGCTGTGCGAACCGCCGCCGGATATCGAGGCGATCCTGCTCGCCAACGGGCTGATCAACTCCGCCCCCATCGTCGCCGGCATCACAGACCCGGCCGAGCGGCGCGCGCTGGTCCGGCGCATCTACACCGTCTCGCGCGCGCTGATCGGCCGGGAGCTTGCGGACCAGCTGCGCTTCCCGCCCGCGCGCGGTTTCGGCACGCTGGCGCTGCTGCGGTGGCGCAACCGGCTGGATCATTGGCTGCGCGGCGCCATCCCCGCACTCGACCGTCGCCGCCGCGCGGGGCAGTTCGAGCGCATGCTCGACCTCTCCTTTCACGGCGCGGCCGAGATCAGCTACCGCCTGCCGCGACATCTCCATGCCGAGAAGGACGCCCCGCCATGA